A single Fibrobacter sp. UWH6 DNA region contains:
- a CDS encoding ATP-binding protein has product MKTSIRLRMILWMVAFASVLCLVAGLLRFRLDSLFYGYVSSQVSKQAAIMAELVDERVSVQLEFLSGISREMEKDSSRMSVILESYRKENGISYGVLNLKGKLIVGDTSVTVSPADFSSIAQSFRGNEAVSYSEGKGFLFSVPIYHGRNVRYVLYKIYSESEVLRYFDNRCYDGECYSSIRNADDQVIVGSANNPLSENPIWQNGNFDPIRVQLKKLLNVSIAAAVREDVGGKGYFFFMADLKQPGLSLVGMVPESVAAKGVEDITLLIFWVFGILLLLFLIGFGFIFVSERKAEENVTLREAKVLAEKASLAKSQFLANMSHEIRTPINGILGMDTMLLKECKDPTLKEYALNIQSAGHTLLSIINDILDISKIESGRMEIVPVEYDLFSVLNECRNMVSMRANEKSLDLRVEVDKSMPSGLMGDEVRVRQIINNLLSNAVKYTPSGSVILRVSYERNNMGSQLGSPDLRTINLVIAVQDTGIGIRNEDVDKLFATFQRLEEKRNRNIEGTGLGLNLTKRLVDLMGGDIQVESEYGKGSTFIVAIPQIVKRSEPIGDFNERCNKAVTVDISRNRFRAPHANILVVDDVPMNLRVMSGLLKDTQVQIDTALNGMEALEKIKRKHYDVIFLDHMMPVMDGMETVSLMHTLSGHPNESTPVIMLTANADKHARDLYLQAGFSDYLSKPIREADLLGVLLDYLPSDLLVMVDQPKPVAEPKSLDDLYQTPVVSVPLANKEKTQPEEKSPRYGKALNISKDLVDLSATGFVDVEIGLGYCMNDETFYREMLTEFVKTNKESELNASLKDGDFESYRICVHSLKSTSLTIGAVEFSSRAKAMEFACKDGHFDYVQMHHDALMAEYRNFLKVLTDFAKDHRA; this is encoded by the coding sequence ATGAAGACTAGTATTCGATTGAGGATGATCCTTTGGATGGTGGCGTTTGCCTCTGTCCTGTGTCTTGTGGCCGGTTTGCTGCGTTTTAGACTGGATAGCCTTTTTTATGGATATGTTTCAAGCCAGGTATCAAAGCAGGCTGCCATCATGGCTGAACTCGTGGATGAACGGGTGAGCGTCCAGCTTGAATTCCTGTCGGGAATTTCTAGGGAAATGGAAAAGGATAGTTCAAGAATGTCCGTAATCCTGGAAAGCTACCGAAAGGAAAATGGGATTTCCTATGGAGTGTTGAATCTAAAGGGAAAGCTTATTGTGGGTGATACGTCAGTAACGGTTTCGCCTGCCGATTTTTCAAGCATCGCCCAGTCATTTCGAGGGAATGAGGCTGTCAGCTATAGCGAGGGCAAGGGCTTCCTTTTTAGCGTTCCCATATACCATGGTAGAAACGTTCGTTATGTCCTTTATAAAATCTATAGCGAGTCTGAAGTTCTTCGCTATTTCGACAATCGCTGTTATGATGGGGAATGCTATTCTTCGATTCGTAATGCCGATGATCAGGTGATTGTGGGTTCGGCCAATAACCCGCTTTCTGAAAATCCGATTTGGCAGAACGGAAACTTTGATCCCATTCGCGTTCAGCTGAAAAAACTTCTGAATGTTTCTATTGCCGCAGCCGTACGCGAAGATGTGGGCGGAAAGGGTTACTTCTTCTTTATGGCGGACTTGAAGCAACCTGGTCTTTCTCTTGTTGGCATGGTTCCCGAATCGGTTGCCGCAAAGGGTGTTGAAGATATTACCCTCCTGATTTTCTGGGTTTTCGGAATTTTGCTGCTCTTGTTCCTTATCGGCTTTGGCTTCATATTTGTGTCGGAACGTAAGGCGGAAGAAAATGTGACCTTGAGAGAAGCGAAGGTCCTGGCAGAAAAGGCAAGCCTGGCCAAGAGTCAGTTCCTGGCTAACATGAGCCATGAAATTCGTACTCCGATTAACGGAATTCTGGGTATGGATACAATGTTGCTGAAGGAATGCAAGGATCCGACCTTGAAGGAATATGCCCTAAATATTCAGAGTGCGGGCCATACGCTGCTTTCGATTATTAACGACATCCTGGATATTTCCAAAATTGAATCGGGCCGCATGGAAATCGTTCCTGTTGAATATGACTTGTTCTCTGTGCTCAATGAATGCCGTAACATGGTGTCTATGCGCGCCAACGAAAAGTCGTTGGATCTTCGTGTAGAAGTGGATAAGTCCATGCCATCGGGCTTGATGGGTGATGAAGTCCGTGTGCGTCAGATTATCAATAACCTGTTGTCGAATGCGGTCAAGTATACTCCCAGTGGAAGCGTAATCTTGAGAGTGTCTTACGAACGGAACAATATGGGTTCGCAGTTGGGTTCTCCGGATCTCCGTACCATCAATTTGGTGATTGCCGTTCAGGATACTGGTATTGGAATTCGCAATGAGGATGTCGACAAGTTGTTTGCGACGTTCCAGCGCCTAGAAGAAAAGCGTAACCGCAATATCGAAGGAACGGGCCTTGGCTTGAATCTGACTAAGCGTCTTGTTGACTTGATGGGTGGCGACATCCAGGTGGAAAGTGAATATGGAAAGGGTTCTACGTTTATCGTGGCGATTCCGCAGATTGTGAAGCGTAGCGAACCTATTGGTGATTTTAATGAACGTTGCAACAAGGCAGTGACGGTTGATATTTCCCGTAACCGCTTTAGGGCTCCTCACGCCAATATCCTGGTGGTTGATGACGTTCCCATGAATCTTCGTGTGATGAGTGGCCTCTTGAAGGATACGCAGGTGCAGATCGATACTGCACTCAACGGAATGGAAGCTCTGGAAAAAATCAAGCGCAAACATTACGATGTCATATTCCTTGACCATATGATGCCTGTAATGGATGGTATGGAAACGGTTTCGCTGATGCATACCCTTTCTGGACATCCGAACGAGAGTACGCCTGTAATCATGCTGACCGCCAATGCCGATAAGCATGCCCGCGATCTGTATTTGCAGGCGGGATTCTCTGATTATCTGTCAAAGCCGATTCGCGAAGCGGATTTGCTGGGTGTCTTGCTGGACTATCTGCCGTCTGACCTTCTCGTGATGGTTGACCAGCCTAAGCCTGTTGCGGAACCCAAGTCGTTGGATGACCTGTATCAGACTCCTGTAGTTTCTGTGCCTCTTGCAAATAAGGAAAAAACTCAGCCGGAAGAAAAGTCTCCAAGATATGGAAAGGCTTTGAATATTTCCAAGGATCTGGTGGATCTTTCTGCAACGGGTTTTGTGGATGTAGAAATCGGTCTAGGCTATTGCATGAATGATGAAACGTTCTATCGCGAAATGCTGACCGAATTTGTGAAGACCAATAAGGAATCTGAATTGAATGCGTCCTTGAAGGATGGCGATTTCGAATCCTATAGAATTTGCGTTCACTCCCTGAAGAGTACTTCCTTGACTATTGGCGCAGTGGAATTTTCGAGCCGTGCCAAGGCCATGGAATTTGCCTGCAAGGATGGGCATTTTGACTATGTGCAGATGCATCATGACGCGCTGATGGCCGAATATCGTAACTTCTTGAAAGTCCTTACGGATTTTGCCAAGGATCATCGGGCATGA
- a CDS encoding DMT family transporter — MIWHLLAIVTMIFWGTSFVSTKVLIEHGFSPIQIFFIRFATTYLMLLIANHKKFFSDCWKDELKFLLGGFTGCTTYFWAENTALSLSPSSNVSLIVCTNPLMIMIVGGLLYKAERLNRRQIFGSIVTFLGAALVVLNGKFILKLSPVGDLLAFGAAVSWVFYAFSTQKTREKYSTSFAIRKIFFYGVLTSLPLMILDCIGIPGSTLFGQTHNIPWEAFREPVVIGNFLCLCIFSNLFGYLIWNKVMMKLGTVLASNYIFAIPLITMITAVITIGEYISPVAIAGAVAIITGMILAEYKR; from the coding sequence ATGATTTGGCACCTACTCGCAATCGTCACCATGATTTTCTGGGGCACCAGCTTCGTCAGCACCAAGGTTCTGATCGAGCACGGCTTTTCCCCCATCCAGATTTTCTTTATACGATTTGCGACAACCTACCTGATGCTTTTGATCGCCAACCACAAGAAGTTCTTTTCCGACTGCTGGAAAGATGAGCTCAAATTTTTATTGGGAGGTTTTACCGGCTGCACCACTTACTTCTGGGCAGAAAACACCGCACTGTCGCTTTCACCAAGCAGCAACGTGTCGCTGATCGTGTGTACCAACCCCCTGATGATCATGATCGTTGGCGGCCTGCTCTACAAGGCGGAGCGTCTGAACCGGCGCCAGATTTTTGGAAGTATCGTCACCTTCCTGGGTGCCGCGCTGGTGGTTCTGAACGGGAAATTCATCCTGAAGCTTTCACCTGTCGGCGACCTGTTGGCATTCGGTGCCGCCGTGTCCTGGGTATTCTACGCCTTCAGCACCCAGAAGACCCGCGAAAAGTACAGCACCAGTTTCGCCATTCGAAAGATTTTCTTTTACGGGGTACTTACGTCCCTGCCGCTGATGATTCTTGACTGCATAGGAATCCCGGGTTCAACCCTATTCGGGCAAACTCACAACATCCCATGGGAGGCGTTCCGGGAACCCGTGGTCATCGGAAACTTTTTATGTCTCTGCATTTTCAGCAACCTGTTCGGCTACCTGATATGGAACAAGGTGATGATGAAACTGGGGACGGTTCTCGCCAGCAACTACATTTTCGCCATTCCCCTCATTACCATGATCACGGCGGTCATTACCATCGGGGAATACATTTCTCCCGTGGCAATCGCAGGGGCGGTCGCCATTATAACTGGGATGATTTTAGCGGAATATAAACGCTAA
- a CDS encoding NUDIX domain-containing protein: MTEEQIDVLNPDGTFAGYSRGRTEVHEKGLWHRTVHIWAFDKSGRILFQLRAAVKENNPGLLDTSCAGHISAGDSSCNAAVRELREELGVTKTAEELEYLFESGHESVLNGGSYLDNEYYDTYKIVLSDEEAASLVPQPGEVDDFVWMTREEFFAKHKLNPEKFVDHPKDYAWLESNLVF; this comes from the coding sequence ATGACTGAAGAACAGATTGATGTGTTGAATCCGGATGGAACTTTCGCTGGCTATTCCCGTGGCCGTACTGAAGTACACGAGAAGGGCCTTTGGCACAGAACGGTGCATATCTGGGCTTTTGACAAGAGCGGCCGTATTCTGTTTCAGCTGCGCGCCGCTGTAAAGGAAAACAATCCGGGGCTTCTGGATACCAGTTGCGCAGGCCATATTTCTGCGGGCGATAGTAGCTGTAATGCCGCTGTCCGTGAATTGCGGGAAGAGTTGGGCGTTACGAAAACCGCCGAAGAACTGGAGTACCTTTTCGAGTCTGGACATGAGAGCGTGCTGAACGGTGGCTCCTATCTGGACAATGAATATTACGACACCTACAAGATTGTCCTGTCTGATGAAGAGGCCGCTAGCCTTGTTCCCCAGCCTGGCGAAGTGGACGATTTTGTATGGATGACCCGCGAAGAATTTTTTGCGAAGCATAAGCTGAATCCCGAAAAGTTCGTAGACCATCCCAAGGATTATGCCTGGCTGGAAAGCAACTTGGTGTTTTAA
- a CDS encoding patatin family protein, with protein sequence MAMFKDVALVLEGGGMRGAYSGGVLDILLDHGIKFGGYAGTSAGATHICSFLSEQRERNMRIDTVHSKDPRYSGFKYLLKGEDFFPREFCYVTIPREIDIFDYAKFEENAHISDFYSVCTNLETGEGEYLLTQDVDKGDGLECVRASASLPLVSKIVELRGKKLLDGGIADSIPFQFMDSKGFKKQVVILTQQEGYVKKPNSMIPLFKLMYRKYPKFVAAAATRHIRYNQALATLKQWEGEGKSFVFRPSEPFQISRIEKDTEKLKELYKMGLRDGERLIPALKKFLEG encoded by the coding sequence ATGGCAATGTTTAAGGATGTAGCTCTGGTTCTTGAAGGTGGCGGCATGCGTGGCGCCTATTCTGGCGGCGTGTTGGATATTCTGTTGGATCACGGGATTAAGTTTGGCGGTTATGCAGGAACCTCTGCCGGCGCCACCCATATCTGCAGTTTTCTGTCGGAACAGCGCGAACGCAATATGCGCATCGATACGGTCCATTCCAAGGATCCGCGGTATAGCGGTTTCAAGTATCTGTTGAAGGGCGAAGACTTTTTCCCGAGAGAGTTCTGCTACGTTACCATTCCCCGCGAGATTGACATCTTTGACTATGCCAAGTTCGAAGAGAATGCCCATATTTCCGATTTTTATTCTGTCTGCACGAACCTGGAAACGGGCGAAGGCGAATACCTTCTGACCCAGGATGTGGACAAGGGCGACGGTCTTGAATGTGTTCGCGCTTCGGCATCCTTGCCGCTGGTCAGTAAGATTGTGGAACTCCGCGGTAAAAAACTTCTGGATGGCGGCATTGCCGACAGCATCCCCTTCCAGTTCATGGATAGCAAGGGTTTCAAGAAGCAGGTGGTCATCTTGACTCAACAGGAAGGTTATGTCAAGAAGCCCAATTCCATGATCCCGCTGTTCAAGCTGATGTACCGCAAGTATCCGAAGTTCGTTGCCGCGGCTGCTACTCGCCATATCCGCTACAACCAGGCGCTGGCCACCTTAAAGCAGTGGGAAGGTGAAGGCAAGTCCTTTGTGTTCCGCCCCAGCGAACCGTTCCAGATCAGCCGTATCGAAAAGGATACCGAAAAGCTGAAGGAACTTTACAAGATGGGCCTGCGGGATGGCGAGCGCTTGATTCCCGCTCTCAAGAAGTTCCTGGAAGGTTAG
- a CDS encoding BMP family ABC transporter substrate-binding protein: MVGFVFGSILMIIAIGILMMQDKKVETNVTLHRTKVAVIMNGSRNDHSWSESHYEAMEKVADRLNLEVLYYENVSEDSLTERIMESAIKKGARIVVANSFGFGKTVMRMAEKYPEVKFIHASGIDYKSNVSTFFGRIYQMRYLSGIVAGLTTKTNEIGYVAAFDISEVNRGINAFALGVAKVNPEAKVFVGWSRSWEDSALAADATNDLINKHNIDVLTVHVDALSPYDIAEHRNIRMIGYNLDNGNRFPRTFMTAPVWRWENYYSPKIMAILQDKFVGDHAWLGVDSDIIGLAPMTALVPDSARKIVDVEFERLKSGAYDVFYGPIEDNHGDVRVNDGESMTDVDMLEHFDWYVKGVVNE; encoded by the coding sequence ATGGTAGGCTTTGTATTTGGAAGTATCCTGATGATCATTGCCATCGGCATTTTGATGATGCAGGATAAGAAAGTTGAGACCAATGTGACTCTCCATCGTACGAAGGTGGCCGTAATCATGAACGGCTCGCGAAATGATCACAGCTGGAGCGAATCTCATTATGAGGCCATGGAGAAAGTTGCTGACAGGCTTAATCTGGAAGTGCTCTATTATGAGAATGTGTCCGAGGATTCCCTGACGGAACGCATTATGGAATCTGCCATAAAAAAAGGAGCTCGTATTGTTGTGGCCAATTCCTTCGGGTTTGGAAAAACTGTAATGCGGATGGCCGAGAAATATCCTGAAGTCAAATTTATACATGCGTCAGGTATCGATTATAAATCTAACGTATCTACTTTCTTTGGACGAATTTACCAGATGCGTTATTTGTCGGGAATCGTGGCAGGTCTTACTACGAAGACGAACGAAATTGGTTATGTGGCTGCATTTGATATTTCTGAAGTGAATCGTGGAATAAACGCCTTTGCGCTGGGAGTCGCCAAAGTGAACCCCGAAGCGAAGGTTTTTGTGGGTTGGAGTCGTTCCTGGGAAGACTCTGCCTTGGCTGCGGATGCGACTAATGACTTGATTAATAAGCATAATATAGACGTGTTGACGGTCCATGTGGATGCCCTGAGCCCTTACGATATTGCAGAGCATCGGAATATTCGGATGATTGGATATAACCTGGATAATGGAAACCGTTTCCCGAGAACGTTTATGACAGCCCCGGTATGGCGCTGGGAGAATTATTACTCTCCCAAGATCATGGCTATCTTGCAGGACAAGTTTGTTGGCGATCATGCCTGGCTTGGTGTTGATAGCGATATTATTGGCCTGGCTCCAATGACGGCTCTTGTTCCGGATTCCGCAAGGAAAATCGTTGACGTAGAATTCGAACGTTTGAAATCTGGCGCCTACGATGTCTTTTATGGCCCCATTGAAGATAACCATGGAGATGTTCGCGTAAATGATGGTGAAAGCATGACCGATGTGGATATGCTTGAACATTTTGACTGGTATGTGAAAGGGGTGGTGAATGAATAA
- a CDS encoding O-acetylhomoserine aminocarboxypropyltransferase/cysteine synthase family protein: MANLETLCVQAGWTPKKGEPRVLPIYQSTTFKYDTSAQMADLFDLKESGYFYTRLQNPTNDAVASKIAQLEGGVGAMLTSSGQAANFYAVFNICEAGDHFISTSAIYGGTSNLFSVTMKKLGIECTFIDQDASDEEIEKAFRPNTKCVFGETVANPAGKILDLQRFANLAHKHGVPLIIDNTFPTPILCRPFEFGADIVTHSTTKYMDGHAMAVGGVVVDSGNFDWEAQHDKFKGLTEPDPSYHGLTYTKSFGKLCYITKATVQLMRDLGSIQSPQNAFLLNVGLETLFLRMPRHCENALACAKYLKNHPKVAWVDYAGLEDNASYALAQKQFKGGLPCGVLTFGIKGGRDKSIQFMDALKLICIVTHVADARSCVLHPASHTHRQLSDEQLIEAGVAPDLIRFSVGIENVNDIIADLEQALAQV; encoded by the coding sequence ATGGCAAATCTCGAAACATTGTGTGTTCAGGCCGGTTGGACCCCCAAGAAGGGCGAACCCCGCGTGCTCCCCATCTACCAGAGCACCACTTTCAAGTACGACACTTCCGCCCAGATGGCTGACTTGTTCGACCTGAAGGAATCCGGCTACTTCTACACCCGTCTCCAGAACCCCACCAACGACGCTGTTGCAAGCAAGATCGCTCAGCTGGAAGGTGGCGTAGGTGCCATGCTCACCTCTTCCGGTCAGGCTGCAAACTTCTACGCCGTGTTCAACATCTGCGAAGCCGGTGACCACTTCATTTCTACTTCCGCAATCTACGGCGGTACCAGCAACCTCTTCAGCGTTACCATGAAGAAGCTGGGCATCGAATGCACCTTCATCGACCAGGACGCTTCCGACGAAGAAATCGAGAAGGCTTTCCGCCCCAACACCAAGTGCGTCTTCGGTGAAACTGTGGCTAACCCCGCCGGCAAGATTCTTGACCTGCAGCGCTTCGCCAACTTGGCTCACAAGCACGGCGTGCCTCTGATCATCGACAACACTTTCCCCACCCCGATTCTCTGCCGCCCCTTCGAATTCGGCGCAGACATCGTGACCCACTCTACCACCAAGTACATGGACGGTCATGCCATGGCTGTGGGTGGTGTTGTGGTTGACAGCGGTAACTTCGACTGGGAAGCCCAGCACGACAAGTTCAAGGGCCTCACCGAACCGGATCCGTCTTACCACGGCCTGACTTACACCAAGTCCTTCGGCAAGCTCTGCTACATCACCAAGGCTACCGTGCAGCTCATGCGCGACCTGGGTTCCATCCAGTCTCCCCAGAATGCTTTCCTCCTGAATGTGGGCCTGGAAACTCTGTTCCTCCGTATGCCCCGTCACTGCGAAAACGCTCTGGCCTGCGCCAAGTACCTGAAGAACCATCCGAAGGTCGCTTGGGTGGATTACGCCGGCCTCGAAGACAATGCTTCCTACGCCCTGGCCCAGAAGCAGTTCAAGGGCGGCCTGCCCTGCGGCGTGCTCACCTTCGGTATCAAGGGTGGCCGCGACAAGTCCATCCAGTTCATGGATGCCCTGAAGCTGATCTGCATCGTGACCCATGTGGCCGACGCCCGTAGCTGCGTGCTGCACCCCGCAAGCCACACCCACCGTCAGCTTTCCGATGAACAGCTCATCGAAGCAGGCGTTGCACCTGACCTGATCC
- a CDS encoding BMP family ABC transporter substrate-binding protein, which produces MNKLLWTIPLVCIILTTVIISSILSFGSEKETPESVIGVIMPGRVNELGWNGIHYKGIAEAAENLGVKVLLVENARENSGLCAAAIDSLVEAGAKMVILGSYNYPQEVLSTIRKYPKVMFFSYLSMSDEENYKVYFARVYQARFLSGIVAGLSTKNNKIGYVAAMNNNEVNRGINAFALGVAKVNPEAKIFVSWTGAWDDEDIEKDNVNRLVNGAGVDLVAYHQNQDWVLKEAEVMGVMSIGYNLDSSSYSPNVLTSVSTNWEIVYKSIIQDYFQKKQSLSNYWIGIETDAVGLSFYSSLVSDSVKNVLNETVLQMKSGMDVFSGPIYDNKKKRRCAKDEIVSDQILRDSMDWFVKGVVIYED; this is translated from the coding sequence ATGAATAAATTGTTATGGACAATTCCCCTTGTCTGCATCATCCTGACAACGGTCATTATTTCGTCGATTTTGTCTTTTGGTAGCGAAAAGGAGACTCCTGAATCAGTGATAGGAGTCATTATGCCCGGCCGCGTGAATGAATTGGGCTGGAACGGCATTCATTACAAGGGTATTGCGGAAGCCGCCGAAAATTTGGGCGTAAAAGTTTTGCTGGTTGAAAATGCTCGTGAGAACTCGGGACTTTGTGCAGCTGCAATTGATAGCCTTGTTGAGGCTGGCGCAAAGATGGTTATTCTTGGCAGCTACAATTATCCGCAGGAAGTCCTGTCAACTATACGTAAATATCCCAAGGTGATGTTCTTCTCTTACCTGTCCATGTCGGATGAAGAAAATTACAAGGTTTATTTTGCGAGAGTTTATCAGGCCAGGTTCCTTTCCGGAATTGTTGCCGGCCTGTCTACGAAGAACAACAAGATTGGCTATGTGGCAGCCATGAATAATAATGAAGTGAATCGTGGAATAAATGCCTTTGCGCTGGGCGTTGCCAAGGTAAATCCCGAAGCAAAGATTTTTGTTTCGTGGACAGGTGCCTGGGATGATGAGGATATTGAAAAGGATAATGTGAATCGTCTGGTGAATGGTGCAGGCGTTGACCTGGTGGCATATCATCAAAATCAGGATTGGGTTCTGAAGGAAGCCGAAGTGATGGGCGTGATGTCCATCGGTTATAATTTGGACTCTTCTTCCTATTCGCCTAATGTGCTGACATCTGTCTCGACGAATTGGGAAATTGTCTACAAGTCCATCATCCAGGATTACTTTCAGAAAAAGCAAAGTCTGTCTAATTATTGGATTGGCATAGAAACTGATGCAGTAGGGTTGTCTTTTTATTCTTCTCTCGTAAGTGATTCTGTCAAGAACGTCTTGAACGAGACTGTTCTCCAGATGAAAAGTGGGATGGATGTTTTTTCCGGTCCGATTTATGACAATAAGAAGAAAAGGCGTTGTGCCAAGGATGAAATTGTCAGCGATCAAATTTTACGTGATAGTATGGATTGGTTTGTGAAGGGGGTGGTCATTTATGAAGACTAG